In the Paenibacillus sp. FSL R7-0337 genome, TAAGGCATAATGACATGGGCACGATCGCTGATTACCAGGTTCTTCGTATCGAAGCCATTGTCATGAATATAATTAATTTCTTGGATCAGCGCTTCCGGGTTGATGACCATTCCGTTGCCGATAACACAAGTCTTCTCTTTATAAAATACACCAGATGGAATCAAGCTCAGTTTGAACTTCTTTCCGTCAATCAGAATCGTGTGACCGGCATTGTTACCCCCTTGATACCGGGCGACCACATCTGCACTTTCCGCCAGAAAATCCGTGATCTTGCCTTTGCCTTCGTCTCCCCATTGTGTTCCCACGACGACTACCGTTGACATGTACATTCCTCCGTAGGTGCTAGCAAGCACCATTATTTTTCCGCTTATCATAGGGGCTCTGTACGCGCTTCATCTTTTACGCAGCCCTCCGGACACCAGGCGGGCAGGCCGCCAAAGCACAATAATCAGTGTAACAGCGGCACTTTTTAAAGTCAAATAAAAACGAACGATCACAGGCTTGAATGTGCGATCGTTCGTGTATTGTGCGAAATTTGCCTAACCTGCAAAAGGTTCTGCATGGGCCCGCTCGTAGTTGACGAACTTGTTGAAGTTCTTGAGGAACACAAGCTCCACCGTCCCTACCGGACCGTTACGCTGCTTGGCGATAATAATTTCGATAATATTCTTCTTCTCGGTATCCTGATTGTAATAATCATCACGGTACAGGAACGCTACGATATCCGCATCCTGCTCAATAGAGCCTGATTCACGAAGGTCACTCATCATCGGCCGTTTGTCCTGGCGCTGCTCCACACCGCGGCTGAGCTGTGACAGGGCAATGACAGGAACGTCAAGCTCACGGGCGATTTGCTTCAGGGTACGGGAGATTTCCGATACCTCCTGCTGGCGGTTCTCACCGGCCTTGCCCCGGCCCTGGATCAGCTGCAGGTAGTCGATGACAATCATTCCGAGTCCCTTCTCCTTCTTGAGCCGGCGGCATTTTGCACGGATATCGGTAACCGTGATGCCCGGGGTGTCGTCGATGTAGATTTCGGACTCGGACAGCGACTGGATGCCCATCGTGAGCTTGGACCAGTCATCATCGCTCTTGAAATCGCCGGTACGCATAATATTGGCGTCCAGATTGGCCTCTGCGCAGATCATACGCTGAACCAGCTGGGGCGCCGACATTTCCAGACTGAAGATGGCTACCGTCTCCTTCGCCCGTACCGCTACATTCTGCGCGATATTCAGGGCGAAGGCCGTCTTCCCAACGGAAGGACGGGCCGCCACAATAATTAAGTCATTGCGCTGGAAGCCGTTCGTCATATGGTCCAGGTCAACGAATCCGGTTGGAATCCCCGAGGTTCCGCCTTTATTCTGATGGAGCAGCTCTACACGGTCGAATACCTGCATGAGCACATCGCGGATGGCAATGAACCCGCTACCGCTACGGCGATTCGAGATTTCCAGGATTCTCCGCTCAGCGTCACTCAGCATAATGCCCACATCTTCGCCGCCGGTATAGCCTTCGCTGACAATCTGCGTGGCTGTACGGATCAGCCGCCGCAGCATCGCCTTCTCTTCAATAATCTGGGCGTAATAATCGACGTTGGCCGCAGTCGGCACCGCATGCGCCAGCTTCGCCAGATAGCTGACACCGCCGATATCCTCTAGCTCCCCCTTATCCTGGAGCCGGGATGTCAATGTAATCAGATCAATCGGCTGGCTCTCTTCTCCGAGCTGCACCATCGCCTCAAATATCATCTGATGCGGTTTGTCGTAGAAGTCTTCGGTATTCACCCGCTCCATCGCGGTAATTAACGCCTCATCCGACAGTAGAACTGCACCCAGTACGGCCTGTTCTGCCTCCAGATTCTGCGGGGGAACCCGATCGAAAAAGAGATCTCCACCCATCCTACTCCTCCGTTACCTGAACCGTGAGGTTAGCCTTTACTTCAGTATGCAGCTTAACTGTTACCTGGAACGTACCTACATGGCGGATCGAATCGCTCAGCTCAATTTTGCGCTTGTCGATGACGATCCCCTGAGTAGCTGCCAGTGTCTCGCCGATCTGCTTGCTGGTGATAGCGCCGAAGAGACGGCCGCCTTCGCCTGCTTTGGCCTTCAGAGTCAGGGTTAGCTCATCCAGCTTCTTGCCCAGCTGTACCGCTTCCTCCTTCTCCTGGTCCTTGCGGCGCTGTTCGGCTGCCGTCTGGTTCTCCAGTGTCTTCACATTGCCGTCTGTAGCCGGACGAACCAGCCCGCGCGGCAGCAGAAAATTGGCTGCATAGCCCTCCGACACCTCTTTAACCTGCCCCTTCTTGCCTTGACCCTTAACATCCTTCAAGAATATGACCTTCATTCAAATAACCCCTCTTTCGCTTCGATTTCGGCCAGCACTGCGAGCAGTCTGGCTTCCGCTTCTTTTGTTGTTCCTTCAAGCTGTACAGCCGCGTTGGACAAATGCCCGCCGCCGCCCAACTTCTCCATGACTACCTGCACATTCATCCGTCCCAGAGAACGGGCGCTGATACCAATCAGGCCGTCAGGACGTTCACTGATGACGAATGACGCTACCACATTCGTCATCCCCAGCAGCGTATCCGCCGTCTGGGCGATCAGCAGCTGCGGGATCTTCATCCCGGGCTGTGTGACCACTAACGCTATCTGGTCATACACCATGCGCGCATGCTTGATGATCTCCGCCTTCGAGATGTACTCCTGCAAATCCTCCTTCAGCATACGCTGAATGAGAATCGTATCCGCCCCGACCCGACGCAGGAACCCGGCAGCCTCGAAGGTCCGCGACCCTGTATGGAGTGCGAAATGCTTCGTATCGACCGTGATCCCGGCCAGCAGCATCGTGGCCTCCAGCGGGCTGAGCTTAATCTTGTCATGAATGTACTGCAGCAGCTCCGTCACCAGCTCACAAGTCGATGACGCATACGGCTCCAGATACACGAGCACAGCGTCATTGATGAATTCCTCACCCCGGCGGTGATGGTCAACCACCACAATCCGGCTGGCATACTGCACCAGTCTCGGCTCCATAGTCATGGAAGCCTTGTGGGTGTCCACAACAATGAGCAGCGTATGCTCCGTCATCATCTGGAGAGCCTGCTCTGGCGTGATGAAGGTCTTGTAGAGCGCCTCATCCTTGCGGATCTCCTCCATCATCCGGGTAATCGAAGGATTCGGCGTCTCCATCACTATGCTTGCTTCCACATTGTACATCTGTGCCGCCTTAAGCAGGCCAATCGCCGCTCCTACCGCATCAATATCCGGTATCCGGTGCCCCATAATCAGCACCCGGTCGCTCTCCTGCATCAGATCCCGCAGGGCGTGGGCGATCACCCGCGCCCGGACGCGGGTGCGTTTCTCGGCGGCATTGGTCTTGCCGCCGTAGAAGGAGAGCCGCTGGCCCGCCTTCACAGCGGCCTGGTCCCCGCCTCTGCCGAGTGCCATGTCCAGACTCGACTGGGCAAGCGCTCCCAGCTCACTGGCCGATTCCGAACCGTAGGCAAGGCCTATGCTCAGCGTCATCGGCACCTTGAGGTCGGCCGTCATCTCACGGACCTCGTCCAGCACCACGAACCTGCTCTCCTCCAGAGCCTGAAGGCTGCGGTGA is a window encoding:
- the dnaB gene encoding replicative DNA helicase encodes the protein MGGDLFFDRVPPQNLEAEQAVLGAVLLSDEALITAMERVNTEDFYDKPHQMIFEAMVQLGEESQPIDLITLTSRLQDKGELEDIGGVSYLAKLAHAVPTAANVDYYAQIIEEKAMLRRLIRTATQIVSEGYTGGEDVGIMLSDAERRILEISNRRSGSGFIAIRDVLMQVFDRVELLHQNKGGTSGIPTGFVDLDHMTNGFQRNDLIIVAARPSVGKTAFALNIAQNVAVRAKETVAIFSLEMSAPQLVQRMICAEANLDANIMRTGDFKSDDDWSKLTMGIQSLSESEIYIDDTPGITVTDIRAKCRRLKKEKGLGMIVIDYLQLIQGRGKAGENRQQEVSEISRTLKQIARELDVPVIALSQLSRGVEQRQDKRPMMSDLRESGSIEQDADIVAFLYRDDYYNQDTEKKNIIEIIIAKQRNGPVGTVELVFLKNFNKFVNYERAHAEPFAG
- the rplI gene encoding 50S ribosomal protein L9 → MKVIFLKDVKGQGKKGQVKEVSEGYAANFLLPRGLVRPATDGNVKTLENQTAAEQRRKDQEKEEAVQLGKKLDELTLTLKAKAGEGGRLFGAITSKQIGETLAATQGIVIDKRKIELSDSIRHVGTFQVTVKLHTEVKANLTVQVTEE
- a CDS encoding DHH family phosphoesterase, whose translation is MPKFLQRRWHGYHTVWAFLLLLVLIIVVSIYNWVLGVASLFLAGTLCFTMLQAELSFRRNLVDYINGLSFRIKRVEGEAVSMLPLGIILYSEGRAVEWHNRNAGQIFSRKSLVGEDMQELMPEVMASLQNLPSKREPVKEGVLKEHRHELTVDDRYYEVVVIPSERLLYLFDITELVVLRERYEEEKLAIGIVMMDNLDEAAQGMDDQQRTSLIAKVASEITEWSKQFEVYLRRLSSERYLMLLNHRSLQALEESRFVVLDEVREMTADLKVPMTLSIGLAYGSESASELGALAQSSLDMALGRGGDQAAVKAGQRLSFYGGKTNAAEKRTRVRARVIAHALRDLMQESDRVLIMGHRIPDIDAVGAAIGLLKAAQMYNVEASIVMETPNPSITRMMEEIRKDEALYKTFITPEQALQMMTEHTLLIVVDTHKASMTMEPRLVQYASRIVVVDHHRRGEEFINDAVLVYLEPYASSTCELVTELLQYIHDKIKLSPLEATMLLAGITVDTKHFALHTGSRTFEAAGFLRRVGADTILIQRMLKEDLQEYISKAEIIKHARMVYDQIALVVTQPGMKIPQLLIAQTADTLLGMTNVVASFVISERPDGLIGISARSLGRMNVQVVMEKLGGGGHLSNAAVQLEGTTKEAEARLLAVLAEIEAKEGLFE